The nucleotide window ACAAACTCTTGCTCCCACAATATATTGACCGTAATCTTATGCTATAAAATCACGGGTGGGGTTAACTTGACGCTTACATTATATTAGCCTACATGCACCTTGATTTCTGTTTCACCTATTGTAATCACATCTCCACTTACAATACTGCACTGTGTTGTTATAGGAGTACCATTAACCAATGTACCGTTTGTTGTCTTTAGGTCCGTTAGGACATACCCTCCTCCTACAGACCTTATTTTTGCGTGCCTCCGTGAGATGGCAGCATCTTCAGGAAATGATATTTCGTTTGTATCGTCTGAACCAATAAAAGTTTCAAGTTCTGTAATTTCATATCTCTGCCCTTTATATGGTCCGTTTTCAATTATGAGCGTACATGAGAGTTGACGGTTCTTTAGTGCAACCGTTTTATTATCAAAAACATTAGGGTTTTGACAGCCACAGGTTTGTTTTCCTGCCGCAATTATACTGCCGCAAAGATTGCATCTTTTTGATTTACGCCTTCTTGCCGATACATATGTTGCCAATATTAAAATGAAAAACACCGCTGATAGTGATATTACAGATGCCATAAGAATTCTTTTTCTAAAAGACCTTTTATTTATTCTTTCCAAAAGCGATTTTGCTTGCACATTTTCCGGATTATTTTTCAGGGATTCCATGACATTTTTTAAAGCGCTATCGAAGTTTTCCAACTTTAATTCATCTTCTGCTTTTTTCAAAAAGTCATCAGATAATTTATTTAATGCATCTTTACACTGTTTTACCCCTTTTTTTGCTTTTATCTGATTTGGGTCAGAATCAAAAACTTTTTGATAGAGAGCCCTTGCCTCAATATATTTCTTGTCTTTTAATAATTTGTCAGCGTCATCGAGCGGTTCATAGGCATCTATCCGATCTATATATTTTTTTACTTCCTCGTTATTAGCATCTCCTACAAGAATTGCTTTAAACTGCTCCTTTGCTTCACGATATTTACCTTCATCGAAAAGTTTTTTACCTTTGTGAATTATAGATTCTCTATCCTCACTTACACCCGCCTTTTTCAAAAGATGTATTCTCATTTCTTGCAAATCCTTGCGAGATGGGTCTAGTGCAATTATATTATCTAAATTTGCGAGACACTGCTAATGCTCATCAGTAGTCTTTATAGTAGAACATTTTTTGTTATATTCACCTAACAATTTATCCTGTTTCTTTTTTATCTTTTGCTCAAGTTTCCTCTTGGTGCTTATGGCTTCTGAAAAGTTGGGTACTACTTTCAATGCCTCTTCGTATTTCACTCTTGCCTTAGAAAATGCCTCTTCTGTCAAAAGACGATCCCCTTCTTTTACTAAAGATCTGGCTTTCTTTATATTTTCCTCAGTAGATGTAATAGACTTCTTGTATTTCGATATCGAATATACCTGGCTTATACTTTCTGTAAGCTTTTCGTATTTTACTTCTAAAACTAACTTTCTTTCTTTTGTTTCATTGTCAAATTCTTGTGCTTTATACTTTAAAATGTAAACTCCACTTGTTGTATTATCTAATTCGAAGTCTTTTATTTCATGCTTTTGGGTTTTACCATTATGTTCCGTAATTTCCTCCCTTATACTAAAATGTGACTTTGAGAGATTAATTACTGGGTTATTGCTTTGGGATACTGATACATTTACTGTAACCGATGGAAAATCATCAGTACCTACATGATTAATCTTAATATTAAATTCCGAAGCCCATACCGCTATTGGTAAAAATATCAACAAAACCACTAATCTTTTCGCCATCTAAATATCCCTCCCAAACATTAAATCTTTGATAATAGCCTGCCCCGTAGCAACAACTGACATAAAATAACAAAATTTATAATATTGAAGCAACACTAACACAAAACAAATCAAATGTTTTTATTGCCTATGCAGTTAACACCGGCAGATAGTTTTCTGTCATCTATATATGCAGAGAAAAGACTGGATTGTCGCTCGGAGGCGGCAATGACAGAGGGTGAATTTTCTTTTTTCCGTCATTCCGAGCGAAAGCCGGAATCCAGTTCTTTGTTAGCGGAGTTAACTGCATAGGCAATAATTAAATTATCAGTTATCGCTTAAAGATTTTTTATATACTCATTTTTTCCGTCTATTATTTTTAAAAGATATATTTCTTTATATTCAATTAAGCCTGAGTCGTTGAAATTATAGGTCCCACACAGTCCCTTATAATTTATTATTTTCCTTATCTCTTGTGCCGCCTTCAGAGG belongs to Nitrospirae bacterium YQR-1 and includes:
- a CDS encoding FHA domain-containing protein — encoded protein: MRIHLLKKAGVSEDRESIIHKGKKLFDEGKYREAKEQFKAILVGDANNEEVKKYIDRIDAYEPLDDADKLLKDKKYIEARALYQKVFDSDPNQIKAKKGVKQCKDALNKLSDDFLKKAEDELKLENFDSALKNVMESLKNNPENVQAKSLLERINKRSFRKRILMASVISLSAVFFILILATYVSARRRKSKRCNLCGSIIAAGKQTCGCQNPNVFDNKTVALKNRQLSCTLIIENGPYKGQRYEITELETFIGSDDTNEISFPEDAAISRRHAKIRSVGGGYVLTDLKTTNGTLVNGTPITTQCSIVSGDVITIGETEIKVHVG